The DNA window TTAGGAAAGAGACAGCTGCTTTCCCTCTACCTACCAATCTTGTATGACAGCACCATATCTCATCATTTGCTATCGCTGCTGAGCGAAAGCACAATGATCTGTGGCTGCTCCACTGGACAGTAAGCTATGGAGGGACTATGCACCAGAAGTGGCCAAGCCTCCCAGATGCACAGCCCAACCTGAAAGTAAAGCTTAACTGGCTAGATGAGCTGAGGAAAAGGCTGGAGGAGCACTTATTCAATGAATGGAAACACAGAGCTTCCTAGGGAGAACAAAACTGTGATCTTGGTGAGCTGATGTCAGACCTGCCGAGCTCAAAAATATAAAGAACATTAAGTTACCCAGGTGCCCAGTAAACACTGCAGACATCACATTGCCATAATGAAAAAGATAGCTTCCAGCTGGAGAATAACATACCAAGACATTTAAAGCCTGCTGGGAAACAGGAAGACTTTTACTGACACCAACTCCATGGACTCCCCAACGAATGCTAAATATGAGCAATGAGTCTGCAGCTCTAGGCATccactgaaaaactgaaataaatagaGGGGTGGTGGGAAGAGATTTCCTCCTCCTTGTCACCTATGTCCCTAGAGAGAAGGGTAAACACCTCTTCTTAGATGCCAGCAAAGGGCACTCTCCTGTGGCATGTGCACCATGACAGGTGAGCCTACCGCCCCCCACCTAGCCCTGACAGCGTGCACACGGAGAGGTTGAGAGACCCTCCAAACCATCAGAATCACCAGATTTTTCCACTGTGACCCCAGCAGGAACACAAAGCACCTCAAAGGTTGAGCCACATTGGTCAGGTGCCTCCCAGAACTGACAGCAGTCAGGCCTGCAGCCCCCCGAGCATGTCCCCTCCCGTCGAGCCCCCATGCAAGGGGAGGAAGGTGGGCCTGGACCCAGCAGGTGGAATGGCAGGCTCTGGACATCCAAGACGGTGTCAGGGAGGCGGGCACCCGGCGGCCCggccccaggcaggcaggcagagagcaggcagggcaggagcacagctgtTTATTGGCAACACAAGCAGaggtggcggtggcggcggcgggccccgAGCAGGCTGTGGGGCCATGGTGCTccggcgggggtcggggggggcccggggccgccccaGGCCTAGGTCAGCGTCTCGCCCTTGGTGACCTGCCGGGAAGAGGAAACGCCTCAGCCCGgaacagccccggccccggccccggccccgacccaagtcccccgccccgccgctcacCCGCGCCTCGATGTACTCGATCCTCCGCTCCAGCGCCGTCAGCTTCTCGTTCAGGGTGGCCAGCCGGGACCGGCACGACATGTCTGCGGGAACGCGGCAGTGAGAGACCGCGGGCGTGCGTCCCGGCCCGctgccaccccaccccaccccgccccgccgccgccgccgccctcacCGAAGGAGTTGAGGAAGTCCGCAATCTTCTTGATGGAGCTGGTGATCACCTCGATGTACTCCCGGTTGGCCCAGTCCTGGTGAATCTCCCGCTGCACCGGGTCCTCCTGCACCGACAtggccgccccgccaccgccccgcCGCGTAATGCGGCTGCGCGGGccgcgcccccctcccccccccccccccgcgcctgCGCGTCCCCGCCGCCACCAGGCCTCTCAGGGTCCCGTCGGAGACGgggcgcccggcccggccgccccgtCTTCGTCGCTGGCCTCCGTGCCGCTCCCGCTGGGCTCCTGCgggggaggggacacacacacacgacaCACCATCAGAGGCGCAGCTGTGTTCTGTCATGTCGTGTCCCgtactccccccccccccccccgccttgtTTGCATTACAACCACAGCTTCAGCCAAGACACTGGAAGCTGCATCGCCTGTGGAGAAGTACCTCAGCGGGGCTTTCCGCGGAGTCCTCATCGGAGTCCCTCCCTTCAGAGGCTTGAGACAAAATTTCTTCTCCCTAAATTGAATGCAGAGAGGCCTGTGCTGAGTGAAGCAGCCAAGGCCTGCCAGGATGGAACGGAAGAAAGCGGCATTTTGTTACCATCTTAAATAAATGGGTTTTCAGTAACAAGCAGGTTTTGTTTCGACTGCCCTGCTTCTATCgtgaaagatgagaaaaatggCCAGAATTTGCTTCCATTAAAGCCACATGAAAGCAGGCGTGTGAAGACCTGTTCAAGTCACCTTTACCTCTTCCCTTCTTTGCAGGTAGTTCTTGCTGCCAAGTGGAGGAAGGATCCCCCCCACCCATCTATTACAAACAGTAAAAACTGACCACTTGGGTGTGATGGACTCGCTGCAAGGAAGCCCCCAGAGATGCAGGCCCTTAaccttgaaataaaatgcttctttctgctgcactAGACATGACTGTAATACGGTCATGCTGAATTAGGCCTTTTAGCTCTACCCACACACAAGGGCAGAGGTACAGTTTTCTGGGCAAGACAAGCATTGTCCCTTCCCAGGCTTTAATCGCCCCAGGCAGGATAGTGATTCTCACCTGAAGATCCCGATTTTTAAGGATGCCCACCCAGAATGCCTCCTGGCAGTGGTTGAATGCCAGCATTGCCTTCACTCGGTATACAAATTGTTCCAGTGACTTCTTCAACAAAGGCACGTGGTTGGTCAGTCCAAGGTCTTGGCGAATCTAAACATGAAACAGCAAAACATGACTACGATTGATTCTCGCCTAAGTATTCTggctattttaaaagctgtacgTTACCAGGTTGGAGGGATGCGACATCATTCCCACAAAGCTTGCCATTTCTTGGCCAAATTCTTTTATAGCTTTTGTTAAAAACTAAAACTCAGATAAGCATTTTGTCTAAGGCAGCAAAATTATCCCTTGCAACAATCCAAACAGCCTTATCCACTCTGGATAAAAATAGGAGACTCAGCTTTTCTCACAAACTTAACAGAGAGGCTAGTAGCTACTCTACAGAAGTCAGATGAATTCTGCTGACCCTtgggaaattattttgagaATCTGATTTTCCTTTGTTCCATCATCTCAGTAATGGACTGGTGTCACTTGCTCTGTTCTCCCAGAACAACGCACAGCTCTTCACACACACATCTCACACAGCTGCCATCTTGTTCACGGCAGCCACAGCCTGCAGATGAATGTCTGGAAGCTGCATtactgctggtgctggtggtgtGTGCAACTGATAACGTTTGGGTAAGTCTGACTCATGGACAAACTGTTGCTGGTGAAATAGCAGTTATCTACGGAGGTCAGTAATGGACATTGCACCATTCCAGCCCAAAGCAAAATACAATGCTACAAGTGGCTGGACTCCAAAACTACCTACCTAGGAAGGGAGATAGCTGCCTGCTGACTGCCACAAGCTGCAAACTAATGCTGCGGGGAGTTTCATGTCAGGAAATTGCTGAATCCCAAGCACAGAGGAAGGTGTTGAATAAGCCACTGCAATTACAATCTTTTCTTGCTCAGTGTCTCATGCAATTCCTTTACACTACCTACATGGAATGTGTGCGCGCTATAAACTCCAAAGCCAGCTTGGCAAGACCAAAGAAGCACTGGCTTTTGGAAAACTAGGAGAGGAGGGAACAGATGGAGTTGCTGTAAGCAAAAACCAGCTGAGGAAGGGCAGCTATGCCAGGTATTGTGTGCGATTTAGCTCCGAGTGAGCACCTCTTCCTGCTAGGCTTGATGTGCAGTACAGAGTAGAGGCATTGCTAAACCAGAAAACATGCCAAGAGCCATAAACAATTATCTTGTGCATaagtattttcctctttcatgaGAATACTTTGTAACCATCTTGCATTAGGATGCTCTCATTGCCTACTCTGAAATCAGATCAGCTTCATTTCTTGGAAGAGTTCAACATGCCTGGGAAGAGGGGCACTGCTTTGCTTTGTGTTCTGCAGGCAGGGAACGGGTAACTGAATATCAACAGCAAGCTGTTCTCTAGCCTGTGTAACAGGCAGGACCTAGCAATCATCAGCACTAATCAGAACCAAATCAGGGAAAAATTCACTAAGGACACAGTCAACAATCACAGTGCTCTCTGGGTCTTGGAACCTGCCCAACTGCCTGCAGGCAGTTTGGAGGCTCAACAAAGTACCATGGCATTTGCAAAAATGTGTCTCCAGAAACTCTCTTTATGTCCAGCATTAGATATGCAAACAGAAGAGAGGCTTGATGTGAAAGGGCAAATGACAAATACTTAAGAAATGATAGGTAAAGCTGATTGCTACTGTCTGTGTGTGATGCTCTGTAAAGACACTCATACTGAGAGAGAGTGGCAAACCTTAGGTAACACTGCATGGTATGTCAGTGAGCACCTAGTTTTCTAGTTTTGTATGTAAGTGGAATCAAGACTGGTTTAACAAATGTTAGTGTCAACTCTTCAAACAGGTATGGAACATTCATCGCATGCATTTATTTGCCTACATTCAACTGCTGCCTTCTCACTCTTGCAAAAATTATTTGGCACAGAGACCTCATCAGATTGCAACAGATACAAGAGCAGTGGTAAAACACAGGTGTCCACTAATTGCAGTTTTAATGCTAACAGGGACCATGGGACACAGCACTTGAAAATGTTAGTCAAGTGCAAAGACAAACATTGCAAGCTGCAATGATGTTATCCTGTGACTGTATAGCAGGCATAAGGATTTCACTTTTAAACATGAGAAGGACTTTTTAGCATCTCCAGGGTTTGTGCCAGCTTCCAGTTCTCCCCTACACTGACAGCTGCAATGGCATGTTCTGTTGTCCAGCTAGACTTCTATGCTCCTGATGCCAGCTCTGGACAAAATCGGTAACAAGTCTAGCTTGGGGAGCAATGTGCTAATAGCTGGGTTTCTCCCTTCAACTACTTTGTCAAAGCTCCCTTTTCAGACATGTGTTCTTGAACCTCTTAGGAGTCTAAACAGGAACAAAGCAGCACACACGAAGTTCTTTCTAACTGCCTTCTCCCACATGATTCTCTCTTGCGACAAGCACTAGCTCTCCACACTCTAAGCAGGGTGCTaaccctcttcttccttcctgctcAAGACTCCTACAGAGAGATGGGCAGACTGGTTGTGCATTAccaccttcttcccctccctttgcCCTCTTCCCTAGCATCAACGTAACAATGCCAAAAAGGCACCTCAAGAGGACTTGGAGTAAGATTTTCCCCTTGTCCACCTCCTGTTGCTGATTCTTCTGACTCACAAGGCTGTTGATCTTTTCCAGAGCTTCTCTCCCACATTATCAATCTGGCATCTACACTTTACGCAAGGTCTCTAAGATCTTAGCTTGAGTCCTCAGAAACACCCTCTCACAGATGCCAACAACCAAAGATGTCAAGAACTTCTGTCGTAAAAAAAGAATATGCTAACCTGATCTGACATCCAAGTCAGGCACTTCCAGATCAAATACTTCAACTTTTGGGCCATTAACTAaggctttttctcctcctctcagAGTTTTTGATTGTACAAACACTGCTAGAAGCCTAAAAGCAGAACCTGCCTATGTCCTGGAAAAGCAGTGGAagggaaataaataattcttaGGACAGGAGTTTGTGCTGCAGTTAGAACTTATCTTACCTTGGAATGGCCACACATGTGGTGAAGTTGTCTGGTACTCAGCTGCAAGGTTTTCAGCAAACTCTGCACATCATCCTGCAATAAATAAGTAGACCAGCAAATCATTCTAAAAGGATTTCTccagaagagaaacaagaatGGTGAAACAATATTAGTCCTAGCAATCCTTTCAAAGGGTTATGGGATAGAGATATGATGCACATATGCAGGAAACATCAGATGAACAGGATTAAGCCATAGGAGACTTGCACTGTGCATCTAAGTCAAGTAATTGGTAATAAAAGTACAACCACATGTCATAAGGCCAAGCACTTTGAACAGAAACTGATTTTGAATCAGAGTTTGGAATGAACGCCTATCAGTGTAAGTGGGGCAATTAAAAATCAAGACAACGTCACATCTTGCCTTGTGTACAACCTTCTGAAATAGGGGAACCAGAGGAAAAGTATAAAACATACAGCTAGATTGTGGTATTTGAAATGCATGCAGCAGGAACTCTGGATGTCAATCCTCTATGTTGAGCAAATTATGTGGCACTTTCTATTGTCCAGTGGCAACAACTAGATACCTGTTTAGATAACCTCATTCCCTCAAACATCCATGAGAACATATCTTACATTTGGAATAGAAAGGAATTACCTATTCAAGAGACAAGTTGTGAAGACTAAGCCAAAGAGTGAGTCTCAGTGGCAAAGCTGGATTGCCTTGCAACAAAGCAGGGGGAATAAGTGAACTGTTCTTGCTTGTCCTGTAGTGCAGCAAGGTTGGCCTGTCCATCTGCACTCATGCATGTTGTTCTGCTCAGAGCTCCAAGAATTACTGCAAAGACACTGATGTCACTGTCCATCTGGACCGCAAGCTCTCACCAACCTGACTGCTCATGTGAGCTTCCTATGCTGTGAGTGACACC is part of the Phalacrocorax carbo chromosome 6, bPhaCar2.1, whole genome shotgun sequence genome and encodes:
- the BRK1 gene encoding protein BRICK1; this translates as MSVQEDPVQREIHQDWANREYIEVITSSIKKIADFLNSFDMSCRSRLATLNEKLTALERRIEYIEARVTKGETLT